In the genome of Gammaproteobacteria bacterium, one region contains:
- a CDS encoding YhcB family protein, with product MEGSAITWVVGLIALAAGAGIGALVNRNLYLKNYRKRSAEMEAQLQDMQREQVLYRQKVDQHFSQSAQLLQEMASNYQKIYQHLSNGAQVLCENPPQQLTQPLEGNAHDATNDDVESPRLAPRYQTMDFDTETEMDNNHPPLGTGAAKNPVTGVA from the coding sequence ATGGAAGGATCTGCCATCACATGGGTTGTCGGCCTGATCGCCCTGGCCGCCGGCGCCGGCATTGGCGCACTGGTCAACCGCAACCTCTACCTCAAAAACTACCGCAAACGCTCCGCCGAGATGGAAGCCCAACTGCAGGACATGCAGCGCGAACAAGTGCTCTACCGGCAAAAAGTCGACCAGCACTTCAGCCAAAGTGCGCAATTACTGCAGGAAATGGCCAGCAATTACCAAAAAATTTATCAACACCTCAGCAATGGTGCCCAGGTGCTATGCGAAAACCCACCACAGCAACTGACCCAGCCGCTGGAGGGCAACGCTCACGACGCCACCAATGACGATGTAGAAAGCCCTCGCCTCGCACCACGCTACCAAACCATGGACTTCGATACCGAAACCGAAATGGACAACAACCACCCGCCTCTTGGCACCGGCGCGGCGAAAAATCCAGTCACTGGCGTCGCCTGA
- a CDS encoding TerB family tellurite resistance protein: MLKAIQDFFSQHLQNSSDSTDQTHRLHLASAALMIEVMRVDDREYQSEHQTLIESLQAKFSLSEQQTHELVELARQESGDATDYHQFTSLITRHFSPEQRELLLEYLWDIAYADGNLDRYEEHLLRKISDLLYLKHDAFIRSKLRAQAKLK, encoded by the coding sequence GTGCTCAAAGCCATCCAGGATTTCTTCAGCCAGCACCTGCAAAACAGCAGCGACAGCACTGATCAGACGCATCGCCTGCACCTGGCGAGTGCGGCACTGATGATTGAGGTCATGCGTGTCGACGACCGCGAATACCAGTCGGAACATCAGACACTGATCGAGTCGCTGCAAGCCAAGTTTTCGCTCAGCGAACAGCAAACCCACGAGCTGGTCGAACTGGCCCGCCAGGAAAGCGGCGATGCCACCGATTATCACCAATTCACTTCGCTGATAACCCGCCACTTCAGCCCCGAGCAGCGCGAACTGCTGCTGGAGTATCTGTGGGACATCGCCTACGCCGACGGCAATCTCGACCGATACGAAGAGCATTTGCTGCGCAAAATCAGCGACCTGCTTTACCTCAAGCACGACGCGTTCATCCGCAGCAAACTGCGCGCCCAAGCCAAACTCAAATAG